TGTAGAATAAATAATCAATGGAGTTTTACTCTCTTGTTTTTTCAAAACAACAAGCTTGTATAGATGCTCACTCATAGAACGTAAGTTACCAGTACAAAATACACTCGCAAATACTAAATTATTAACTTTTCTAAAACCATCATATTGAATTGCGCAAATGAAAGAAATAACGATAGGTCTTACATCGATTCCAAAAAACTGATGTTTTACTGAAATTACTATTAAAGCTGTCATTTGTATCAATAATAACATAAATATATGCTTGAAAATAGATAACTCTTTGTATCTATACTCAATAAATTTACTTACTAATACTCCTACAACAAAAGAAAATATAGGAATTAAATAATGTAGTACTTCTCCAAAATTCCCCTCGATCAAATCAATACCTACAAAAATTAAATTCCCCGTTTGAGCATTAGCAAAAATACCTCCACAGTTAACAAATGTATATGCATCAAAAAAACCACCCATAACCGTTAATAATAAACAGAACATCAATTGTTCATGTACTGGAAGATTTTTATTGATCAATGTCTCTCGTAAATTCATAAACTCTAAAATCACTCCTCATAAAAATTAATCAAATATAGTTTTCCAATTTTCGATATTATTATAACAATCAAAACACATTTCTAATTGTTTTTTCGTCGTTCTTGTTGTTGATAATTCTGGTAATTCATCAAGTGAATAAAATTCTGCTCCCAATGTTTCAGTATTTTCAACAAAACTATGACTCACATATTCACATAAAACAAACACCTTAACCATTCCAAATGGAAAATTGACATGGTG
This is a stretch of genomic DNA from Gemella haemolysans. It encodes these proteins:
- a CDS encoding YoaK family protein, producing MNLRETLINKNLPVHEQLMFCLLLTVMGGFFDAYTFVNCGGIFANAQTGNLIFVGIDLIEGNFGEVLHYLIPIFSFVVGVLVSKFIEYRYKELSIFKHIFMLLLIQMTALIVISVKHQFFGIDVRPIVISFICAIQYDGFRKVNNLVFASVFCTGNLRSMSEHLYKLVVLKKQESKTPLIIYSTVISVFLFGVILGAAMSKYYLHKAIIVPIGIISVNLVFIVVIYNKFGRKKLV